From the genome of Gemmatimonas phototrophica, one region includes:
- a CDS encoding 30S ribosomal protein S1, giving the protein MFRGSSLSVIYPFSRRGECSSANLEKPHHMSTELSPELNTEVEGAEDDAPLYGKLTAREKRDLQKSQLRPLANRRPELYEEDEFTSDEYERMLELYNGTLASIEEGEIVKATVLEIRENLVVLDIGFKSEGTIPLEEFKDMPELKAGDEVEVLLEHLEDQEGSVVLSKKKADFMRVWERIRVAYESDMPVEGTLVKKIKGGVVVDLMGVDAFLPGSQIALRRVPNIDELLGQKYEFKIIKLNKRRRNIVVSRRVILETERAGKREKLMKELSKDQVRKGVVKNITDFGAFIDLGGVDGLLHITDMSWGRISHPSEMVQIGMELEIKVLDIDWERERISLGLKQLQSYPWKDVAAKYPVGTRVNGKVVSITNYGAFIELEPGIEGLVHISEMSWTRNVRHPSKIVSIGEAIEAVVLKVDETEEKISLGMKQTEQDPWVILPLKYPVGTRINGKVRNLTSFGAFVEIEPGIDGLIHISDMSWTKRVQHPSEVVKKGDAVDVVILNIDSENKRISLGLKQAEEDPWLRIGETYPVGTELPGKVVRLMDKGVVVDLGNDIEGFVPVSQLNPEGTVTNPADFAWETMNLVMRVLEVDPIHRRIVLAVTSVPEEQPPKPDTPSKVHSSEDELGL; this is encoded by the coding sequence ATGTTTCGGGGTTCCAGCCTTTCCGTCATTTACCCCTTTTCTCGGCGCGGCGAGTGTAGTTCCGCGAATCTGGAGAAACCGCACCATATGAGCACTGAACTGAGCCCCGAGCTCAACACCGAAGTCGAAGGCGCCGAAGATGACGCGCCCCTCTATGGCAAGCTGACGGCGCGCGAGAAGCGCGATCTGCAGAAGAGCCAGCTCCGCCCCTTGGCGAACCGCCGCCCCGAGCTCTACGAAGAGGACGAGTTCACGTCCGACGAGTACGAGCGGATGTTGGAGCTGTACAACGGCACGCTGGCGTCGATCGAAGAAGGCGAGATCGTCAAGGCGACCGTTCTTGAAATTCGCGAGAACCTCGTCGTGCTGGATATCGGATTCAAGTCCGAAGGCACGATTCCGCTCGAAGAGTTCAAGGACATGCCCGAGCTCAAGGCGGGCGACGAAGTCGAAGTGCTGCTCGAGCACCTCGAGGACCAGGAAGGCTCGGTCGTCCTGTCCAAGAAGAAGGCCGACTTCATGCGCGTGTGGGAACGCATTCGCGTGGCCTACGAAAGCGACATGCCGGTCGAAGGGACGCTGGTCAAGAAGATCAAGGGTGGCGTGGTCGTCGACCTCATGGGCGTCGACGCGTTCCTCCCGGGTTCGCAGATCGCGCTCCGTCGCGTGCCGAACATCGATGAGCTCCTGGGCCAGAAGTACGAGTTCAAGATCATCAAGCTCAACAAGCGTCGCCGCAACATCGTTGTGTCGCGCCGCGTGATTCTTGAGACCGAACGCGCGGGCAAGCGCGAGAAGCTCATGAAGGAGCTGTCGAAGGATCAGGTGCGGAAGGGTGTTGTCAAGAACATCACGGACTTCGGTGCGTTCATCGATCTCGGCGGCGTCGACGGCCTGCTGCACATCACGGACATGTCGTGGGGCCGTATCTCGCATCCGAGCGAGATGGTCCAGATCGGCATGGAGCTCGAAATCAAGGTGCTGGATATCGATTGGGAGCGCGAGCGTATCTCGCTCGGCCTCAAGCAGCTCCAGAGCTATCCGTGGAAGGACGTGGCGGCCAAGTACCCGGTGGGTACGCGCGTGAACGGCAAGGTCGTGTCCATCACGAACTACGGCGCCTTCATCGAGCTCGAGCCGGGCATCGAAGGCCTCGTGCACATCTCCGAGATGAGCTGGACGCGCAACGTCCGTCATCCCTCGAAGATCGTGTCGATCGGCGAAGCCATCGAGGCGGTGGTGCTCAAGGTCGACGAGACCGAAGAGAAGATCTCGCTCGGCATGAAGCAGACCGAGCAGGATCCGTGGGTCATCCTGCCGCTCAAGTACCCGGTGGGCACGCGTATCAATGGCAAGGTTCGCAACCTGACCTCGTTCGGCGCCTTCGTCGAAATCGAGCCGGGGATCGACGGCCTCATTCACATCTCCGATATGTCCTGGACCAAGCGTGTCCAGCACCCGTCGGAAGTCGTGAAGAAGGGCGATGCCGTGGACGTGGTCATCCTCAACATCGATAGCGAAAACAAGCGCATCTCGCTCGGCCTCAAGCAGGCTGAGGAAGATCCGTGGCTTCGCATCGGTGAGACCTACCCGGTCGGCACTGAGCTCCCGGGCAAGGTTGTGCGTCTCATGGACAAGGGCGTGGTCGTCGATCTCGGCAACGACATTGAAGGCTTCGTTCCGGTCAGCCAGCTGAACCCGGAAGGCACCGTCACCAACCCGGCGGACTTCGCCTGGGAAACGATGAACCTCGTCATGCGGGTACTGGAAGTGGATCCCATCCACCGCCGTATCGTGCTCGCCGTGACGTCGGTGCCGGAAGAGCAGCCGCCCAAGCCGGACACGCCGAGCAAGGTGCATAGCTCGGAAGACGAACTCGGCCTCTAA
- the aroA gene encoding 3-phosphoshikimate 1-carboxyvinyltransferase, translated as MSGLLPLTVQGTIRAPGDKSISHRALIFAAMADGPTRVRDILPSADVHATAGALRAMGVDIPALSADFVVHGRGLAALHSPESAFDCGNSGTTTRLLAGLVAGLAGREARFEGDASLSRRPMKRVATPLAAMGATIAFEGAPGHDGLPMRVSGQPLTSIRFVNTHASAQVKGALLLAGLAAGVEVTVEEPVRSRDHSERMLLARGVALTVSDAGVTLPAGQVLQTADVMVPSDPSSATFFAALAAMADAGRLRLENVCLNPTRTGAFDVLRRMGADIGVEDERMVGGERIGTLVVRPSPLSGTTISGAEIPRCIDELPMIACLAARSRGETRIADAQELRVKESDRIRAVVENLRGLGVEVEEFPDGMRIVGSRSALRGHVVTHGDHRLAMAFGVLGALPGNHITIDDPGCVAVSYPAFWRDLSVAVGRPAAPEVAPGGGTPPLVIAIDGPAASGKSSTAQWVAQLLDVRHVDSGAFYRAITFLAVASGAPADLWTEASVLEQANRITWRLTARSVLPLVDGMEQDEALRGTTVTRNVSRVAAMPAVREWVNSQVRSAGSAVDVVVDGRDIGTAVFPKAQLKVFLVADTWERARRRLIQRLSRRPNDSEIAEEVEALVARDAQDATQSAPARDAITIDTTTVTQEEQVERIVALGRATRERLRR; from the coding sequence GTGAGTGGGCTCCTGCCGCTGACGGTGCAGGGGACCATTCGTGCTCCCGGCGACAAGTCGATCAGTCATCGCGCCCTGATCTTTGCGGCCATGGCCGACGGCCCCACGCGCGTGCGTGACATTCTGCCGTCGGCCGACGTGCACGCCACGGCGGGGGCGCTGCGTGCCATGGGGGTGGACATTCCGGCGCTGAGTGCAGACTTCGTGGTGCATGGCCGCGGGTTGGCGGCGCTGCATTCGCCGGAGTCAGCGTTCGATTGTGGGAACAGCGGGACGACGACGCGGCTGCTCGCGGGACTGGTCGCCGGCCTCGCTGGGCGTGAAGCCCGTTTTGAAGGAGACGCGAGCCTGAGTCGCCGCCCCATGAAGCGGGTGGCGACGCCCCTGGCGGCCATGGGGGCCACCATTGCGTTTGAGGGCGCCCCGGGGCACGATGGGCTGCCCATGCGCGTCTCCGGGCAACCGCTCACCTCCATTCGGTTCGTAAACACACATGCCAGCGCCCAGGTCAAAGGGGCGCTGCTCTTGGCGGGGCTGGCCGCCGGGGTGGAAGTCACCGTCGAGGAACCCGTCCGGTCACGGGACCACAGCGAGCGCATGCTCTTGGCCCGCGGCGTGGCACTGACTGTCAGCGACGCCGGAGTCACCTTACCGGCCGGGCAGGTGCTGCAGACGGCCGACGTCATGGTGCCCTCCGATCCCTCGTCGGCGACCTTCTTTGCGGCGCTTGCCGCGATGGCCGACGCGGGGCGCCTGCGTCTCGAGAATGTGTGTCTCAATCCGACGCGCACCGGGGCCTTCGATGTGTTGCGTCGCATGGGCGCCGACATTGGGGTGGAAGACGAGCGCATGGTTGGTGGTGAACGGATCGGGACCCTGGTAGTTCGGCCATCACCTCTGAGTGGGACGACTATTTCCGGGGCGGAAATCCCGCGGTGCATTGACGAACTCCCCATGATCGCCTGCCTGGCGGCGCGGTCGCGCGGTGAAACGCGTATCGCCGACGCCCAGGAGCTGCGGGTCAAGGAGAGCGACCGCATTCGCGCCGTGGTGGAGAACCTGCGGGGCCTGGGGGTCGAGGTCGAGGAGTTTCCGGATGGGATGCGCATCGTCGGCTCCCGGTCTGCACTCCGAGGGCATGTGGTCACCCACGGCGATCACCGCCTGGCCATGGCGTTCGGGGTGTTGGGGGCGCTGCCCGGCAATCACATCACGATCGATGACCCGGGATGTGTGGCGGTGTCGTATCCCGCGTTCTGGCGCGACCTGTCGGTCGCGGTGGGTCGGCCGGCCGCGCCGGAAGTGGCGCCGGGCGGTGGGACGCCGCCGCTGGTCATCGCGATTGACGGGCCGGCTGCCTCTGGCAAGAGCTCCACGGCGCAGTGGGTGGCCCAGCTGCTTGATGTGCGCCATGTGGACTCCGGGGCCTTCTACCGGGCCATCACCTTTCTCGCGGTTGCCTCGGGCGCACCGGCCGACCTGTGGACCGAGGCCTCCGTGCTCGAGCAGGCGAACCGGATCACCTGGCGGCTGACGGCCCGCTCCGTCTTGCCGCTCGTGGATGGGATGGAGCAGGATGAGGCACTCCGCGGGACCACCGTAACCCGAAACGTGTCCCGGGTGGCCGCGATGCCAGCCGTTCGGGAGTGGGTCAATTCGCAGGTCCGATCCGCCGGGTCGGCGGTGGACGTGGTCGTGGACGGCCGGGATATCGGAACCGCGGTATTCCCGAAGGCGCAACTCAAGGTCTTTCTGGTGGCGGACACCTGGGAGCGGGCGCGCCGCCGCTTGATTCAGCGGCTGAGCCGGCGCCCCAATGATTCGGAAATTGCCGAAGAGGTGGAGGCGCTGGTGGCCAGGGACGCCCAGGACGCCACTCAGAGCGCGCCTGCCCGCGATGCCATTACCATCGACACGACCACGGTGACCCAGGAAGAGCAGGTGGAACGCATCGTGGCCTTGGGACGGGCCACCCGGGAGCGTCTCCGCAGGTAG
- a CDS encoding M20/M25/M40 family metallo-hydrolase, whose amino-acid sequence MSDAVALATELLSIESTTGRERDAVDFVSRWLIARGWNVSLQEVEPARSNVWATRKGGGVTLSTHLDTVPPFVPPRLDGNRLYGRGACDAKGIAAAMMVAAQRLAEQGEERVDLLFVVGEEKGSPGARAANRLPATSRFLVNGEPTESKLASGCKGAQRVIVRVRGREAHSAYAHLGESALEGMLDLLPQLRTVTLPSDPILGQTTYNIGVLRAGTEANIVPGLAEAEIMIRLVGDVEPVKAAFAAWAGDRAELVWGSHIPAQHFQTISGFEVEPVAYTSDIPLLDRWGTPLLFGPGSIHVAHTPIEYIDVAELDASVDAYVRIVRTLLA is encoded by the coding sequence ATGTCTGATGCCGTTGCTCTCGCCACTGAACTGCTGTCTATCGAGTCCACCACCGGCCGTGAACGGGACGCGGTGGATTTCGTCTCCCGCTGGCTGATTGCCCGCGGATGGAACGTGTCCTTGCAGGAAGTGGAGCCGGCGCGCTCCAATGTCTGGGCGACGCGGAAGGGCGGTGGGGTCACCCTCTCCACTCACCTCGATACGGTACCGCCTTTTGTCCCCCCGCGTCTCGACGGCAATCGCCTCTACGGGCGGGGCGCCTGCGACGCCAAAGGGATCGCGGCGGCCATGATGGTGGCCGCGCAGCGGCTCGCGGAGCAGGGAGAAGAGCGTGTTGACCTGCTCTTCGTCGTGGGGGAAGAGAAAGGATCCCCCGGTGCCCGAGCTGCCAACCGGCTTCCGGCGACCAGTCGCTTTCTGGTGAATGGCGAGCCGACCGAGAGCAAGCTGGCGTCGGGCTGCAAGGGGGCGCAGCGCGTCATTGTGCGTGTGCGCGGGCGAGAGGCGCATTCAGCGTACGCGCACCTCGGCGAGAGTGCCCTCGAGGGGATGCTCGATCTTTTGCCGCAACTGCGGACCGTGACGTTACCGAGTGATCCCATCCTCGGGCAGACCACCTACAACATCGGCGTCCTCCGTGCCGGCACCGAGGCGAACATCGTGCCGGGGTTGGCCGAGGCGGAAATCATGATCCGCCTGGTCGGCGATGTGGAGCCGGTCAAGGCGGCCTTCGCGGCCTGGGCAGGTGATCGTGCCGAGCTGGTGTGGGGCTCGCACATTCCGGCGCAGCATTTTCAGACGATTAGCGGATTCGAGGTGGAACCCGTTGCATATACCAGCGACATCCCGCTGCTCGATCGGTGGGGGACGCCGCTGTTGTTCGGGCCCGGCTCCATTCATGTGGCCCATACGCCCATCGAGTACATCGATGTGGCGGAACTCGACGCGTCGGTTGACGCATACGTTCGCATCGTTCGCACCCTTCTCGCATGA
- the asd gene encoding aspartate-semialdehyde dehydrogenase, whose product MTLTATRWPVAVLGATGAVGQAFIRLLDAHPWFDLVEVAASERSAGKSYRSAAKWLEGTLPESVAALTVKNCTPDEVTAPIIFSALDSGVAGDVEAAFARAGRMVLSNAKNYRMDADVPLVIPEVNGDHLELLTVQRANRGWSGGIVTNANCATTVMAAALAPLHQAFTVTKVFATTMQAVSGAGYPGVASLDILGNVIPFIGDEEPKIETELVKLLGTYRQGAITMADIVTSAHANRVPVEHGHTVCMSVAFATKPTPEQALEVLRGWTGYEAVRGLPSAPEPSLIIRDEPDRPQPRRDAGRGRGMATTVGRVRADHLFDLRLVAMSHNVVRGAAGGSILNAELLAKTGQLAGLARQ is encoded by the coding sequence ATGACACTCACAGCCACTCGCTGGCCGGTCGCCGTTCTTGGCGCAACCGGCGCCGTCGGACAGGCGTTCATTCGCCTCCTCGACGCGCACCCTTGGTTTGATCTGGTCGAAGTCGCCGCGTCGGAACGAAGCGCGGGCAAATCGTATCGGTCGGCCGCGAAATGGCTTGAAGGCACGCTGCCCGAATCGGTAGCGGCGTTGACGGTGAAGAACTGCACGCCCGACGAGGTCACCGCCCCCATCATCTTTTCGGCGCTCGATTCCGGCGTGGCCGGTGACGTGGAAGCGGCCTTCGCCAGGGCGGGACGCATGGTGCTGTCCAATGCGAAGAACTATCGCATGGATGCCGATGTGCCGCTCGTCATTCCGGAAGTCAATGGTGATCACCTGGAGCTGCTGACGGTGCAGCGCGCGAATCGTGGGTGGAGTGGAGGCATTGTCACGAATGCCAACTGTGCCACCACGGTCATGGCTGCGGCACTGGCTCCGTTGCACCAGGCATTCACGGTCACGAAAGTGTTTGCCACCACCATGCAGGCCGTGTCCGGTGCGGGATATCCCGGAGTGGCTTCGCTCGACATTCTTGGGAACGTGATTCCGTTCATCGGCGACGAAGAGCCGAAGATCGAAACGGAGCTGGTGAAGTTGCTGGGGACGTACCGGCAGGGCGCGATCACGATGGCGGACATCGTGACCAGTGCGCACGCGAACCGGGTGCCGGTTGAGCATGGGCATACCGTATGCATGTCCGTCGCGTTCGCCACCAAGCCCACACCGGAGCAGGCGCTGGAGGTGTTGCGCGGCTGGACGGGATACGAAGCGGTGCGCGGTCTCCCGTCGGCGCCCGAGCCCTCGCTGATCATCCGCGATGAACCCGATCGCCCGCAGCCGCGTCGCGATGCCGGGCGAGGGCGCGGCATGGCCACCACGGTGGGGCGGGTCCGCGCCGATCATCTGTTTGATCTGCGCCTCGTGGCGATGTCGCACAACGTGGTGCGCGGCGCCGCCGGTGGCTCGATTCTGAACGCGGAGCTGTTGGCCAAGACCGGGCAGTTGGCGGGGCTCGCGCGCCAGTGA
- the lysC gene encoding lysine-sensitive aspartokinase 3: MIVCKFGGTSVADAAAISRVVEIITNKQSEQPVVIVSALGGATNLLLDIANKAAGGELLSALQLIEQLRDRHQREAQALLGGSTEAEELSLDISATFDELAHLAEAFRTLGYLTPRSLDAVAAIGELLSSQIVAAAFRHQGHPAVFVDARDVMRTNDFFTKAEPDTDEIRQLAQARLVPLVQQGKIPVMGGFVGATASRVTTTLGRGGSDYSASLIGAAIDATGIEIWTDVDGMLTADPRVIPAAQLIERISFDEAAELAAFGAKVLHPATIAPAVQRGIPVYVYNSRNPGGKGTMIAFDAPRLPVRAIAGKRATTMVKLRSSRMLLAPGFLRRVFEVFETHRTSVDVVTTSEVSVSVTLDDATNLASILQDLAAFGDVSVSPRAGLIAIVGAGISDGSLAIAQAIAALGPIPIHMASLSATGINFTLVIDDDQVIPAMQRLHATFFESAS; encoded by the coding sequence GTGATCGTCTGCAAGTTTGGTGGCACGTCGGTGGCCGATGCCGCCGCCATTTCACGCGTCGTTGAGATCATTACCAACAAGCAGTCGGAACAGCCGGTCGTCATTGTGTCGGCGCTCGGTGGGGCGACCAATCTGCTGCTGGATATCGCCAACAAGGCCGCCGGCGGCGAACTCCTGTCCGCACTGCAGCTCATCGAGCAGTTGCGCGATCGACACCAGCGCGAAGCCCAGGCGCTGCTGGGTGGCAGCACTGAGGCAGAGGAACTGTCGCTCGACATCAGTGCGACATTCGACGAGTTGGCCCATCTGGCCGAGGCGTTTCGAACGCTCGGGTATCTCACGCCGCGCTCTCTGGATGCGGTCGCGGCTATCGGCGAACTACTGTCGTCGCAGATCGTGGCCGCCGCGTTTCGCCATCAGGGGCACCCGGCCGTGTTCGTGGATGCCCGCGACGTGATGCGCACCAACGACTTTTTCACCAAGGCCGAACCGGATACCGACGAGATCCGGCAGCTCGCACAGGCGCGACTGGTGCCACTGGTGCAACAGGGAAAGATCCCGGTGATGGGTGGTTTTGTGGGGGCCACGGCCTCACGGGTCACCACAACACTGGGACGTGGTGGGTCGGACTACTCGGCCTCGTTGATCGGCGCCGCCATTGATGCCACCGGCATCGAAATCTGGACAGACGTGGACGGCATGCTGACCGCCGATCCGCGGGTGATTCCGGCCGCACAACTCATTGAGCGTATCAGCTTTGATGAAGCCGCGGAGTTGGCGGCGTTTGGCGCGAAAGTCCTGCACCCTGCCACCATTGCACCGGCGGTGCAGCGCGGGATTCCCGTGTACGTGTACAACTCACGGAACCCGGGTGGCAAAGGGACGATGATTGCCTTCGATGCCCCTCGCCTGCCCGTACGCGCCATTGCCGGCAAGCGCGCCACCACCATGGTGAAGCTCCGCTCGTCGCGCATGCTGCTCGCCCCCGGCTTCCTGCGGCGGGTCTTTGAGGTGTTTGAAACCCATCGCACGTCGGTGGATGTCGTTACCACCTCGGAAGTCTCCGTGTCCGTCACTCTCGATGATGCGACCAACCTGGCCTCGATCCTCCAGGATCTGGCCGCCTTTGGTGATGTCTCGGTGTCGCCGCGTGCCGGCCTGATTGCCATTGTCGGGGCCGGAATTTCTGATGGCAGCCTGGCCATTGCGCAGGCCATCGCCGCGCTGGGGCCCATTCCCATCCACATGGCCTCGCTGAGCGCCACGGGAATCAATTTCACGCTGGTCATTGACGACGATCAGGTGATCCCGGCCATGCAGCGATTGCATGCGACCTTCTTCGAGTCCGCATCATGA
- the dapA gene encoding 4-hydroxy-tetrahydrodipicolinate synthase produces MTTTTLRGCGTALVTPFQPDGSLDEPALRALVQWQLAAGVHMLIPCGSTGEAVTLASAEHRRVVEITVEEVNGRVPVIAGAGSNDTQRAIATSREMRSIGASHLLHVTPMYNKPPQRALLAHFRAIADACDLPIMLYNVPGRTAVNMEAATTLELARDPRFVAVKEASGSLAQMTTILRDRPPQFAVLSGDDGYTLSLMAHGGDGIISVVSNVAPSLMVQLCDAMWRGDLAAARALDATLAPIIDACFVESNPIPAKAMLAVMGRMQERVRLPLVPLADALRPRVRDVLVRAGLLAS; encoded by the coding sequence ATGACGACCACTACGCTCCGCGGCTGCGGGACCGCGTTGGTAACCCCCTTCCAGCCCGATGGGTCGCTCGATGAGCCGGCGCTGCGCGCGCTGGTCCAGTGGCAGTTGGCTGCCGGGGTGCACATGCTGATCCCCTGCGGTTCCACGGGCGAAGCGGTGACGTTGGCGTCCGCCGAGCATCGGCGCGTGGTGGAGATCACGGTGGAAGAGGTCAACGGCCGAGTCCCGGTGATTGCCGGTGCCGGCAGCAACGATACGCAGCGGGCGATCGCCACCTCACGCGAGATGCGCAGCATCGGCGCGTCGCATCTGTTGCACGTGACCCCGATGTATAACAAGCCGCCACAGCGTGCGTTGCTGGCCCATTTCCGCGCCATTGCAGATGCGTGCGATTTGCCCATCATGTTGTACAACGTGCCAGGACGCACCGCGGTGAACATGGAAGCGGCCACCACGCTGGAGTTGGCACGCGACCCGCGGTTTGTGGCGGTCAAGGAAGCCAGCGGCAGCCTGGCCCAGATGACCACGATTCTGCGTGACCGCCCACCGCAATTCGCCGTGTTGTCTGGCGATGATGGGTACACGCTATCGCTCATGGCACACGGTGGCGATGGGATCATCAGCGTCGTGTCCAATGTGGCGCCTTCACTGATGGTTCAGCTGTGCGACGCCATGTGGCGCGGCGATCTTGCCGCCGCGCGCGCGCTGGATGCCACGCTCGCGCCAATCATTGACGCATGCTTCGTGGAATCCAACCCGATTCCCGCCAAGGCCATGCTCGCCGTGATGGGGCGTATGCAGGAGCGCGTGCGCTTGCCGCTAGTGCCTCTGGCCGATGCGCTTCGGCCACGCGTACGCGATGTGCTCGTCCGCGCCGGTCTGCTGGCGTCGTGA
- a CDS encoding 4-hydroxy-tetrahydrodipicolinate reductase — MSAPAVKVALVGMGRMGRALDALAPERGIEIVARLDAPEMARGLTVADLGGAQVAIEFTTPETALPNAEALLALGCPVVIGTTGWNAQLPRLDAAVRANGQSALWAPNFSLGVQLFLALAEDVARRARELSGFDVHVVETHHTAKKDAPSGTGIAIGERLEAGLGREVPITSVRVGSVPGTHEVLLDAAFEQISLTHTARDRRVFADGALAAARWLSVSREPAVYTMRDVLTSSPTLTDAP; from the coding sequence ATGAGTGCTCCGGCGGTCAAGGTCGCCCTCGTTGGCATGGGACGCATGGGGCGCGCGCTTGATGCGCTGGCCCCGGAGCGTGGCATCGAGATCGTGGCCCGCCTTGATGCACCGGAGATGGCGCGTGGATTGACCGTGGCAGACTTGGGCGGCGCACAGGTGGCCATTGAGTTTACCACGCCGGAGACCGCGCTCCCCAACGCGGAGGCGCTGTTGGCCCTCGGCTGTCCGGTCGTGATCGGCACGACGGGGTGGAATGCGCAACTCCCGCGTCTTGACGCCGCTGTTCGGGCGAACGGGCAGTCGGCGTTGTGGGCGCCGAACTTCTCGCTTGGCGTGCAGTTGTTCCTGGCCCTTGCCGAGGATGTGGCACGGCGGGCGCGCGAGCTCAGCGGGTTTGATGTGCATGTTGTCGAGACACATCACACCGCCAAGAAGGATGCGCCATCTGGCACGGGCATCGCCATTGGCGAGCGTCTGGAGGCCGGATTGGGTCGAGAGGTGCCCATTACCAGCGTGCGCGTGGGGAGTGTGCCGGGTACACATGAAGTGCTGCTCGACGCGGCCTTCGAACAGATCTCGCTGACGCATACGGCGCGCGATCGACGCGTCTTTGCCGACGGGGCACTGGCCGCTGCCCGGTGGTTGTCCGTGTCGCGTGAACCGGCGGTGTATACCATGCGGGACGTGCTGACGTCTTCGCCAACCCTTACGGACGCGCCATGA
- a CDS encoding 2,3,4,5-tetrahydropyridine-2,6-dicarboxylate N-succinyltransferase — MALSIAELEVRLNDPLLLDSGAPLVHDAQLLFDTAMALLERGEIRAARRDDDGTWRAVPWVKRAILLGFRIGHVQSLPSTPPFSFLDKHTYPTREFRVEHQVRIVPGGSTVRRGAYLGPSVVCMPPMYINVGAYVGRGTMVDSHALVGSCAQIGERVHLSAAAQIGGVLEPINASPVVIEDDVIVGGNCGVYEGTVVRTKAVLGAGVVLTRGTPVYDLVKETVHRASAGSPLVIPEGAVVVPGARRVSSAFGEAEGLSLQTPVIVKYRDDKTDAATALEAWLR, encoded by the coding sequence ATGGCCCTCTCGATCGCCGAACTTGAAGTCCGTCTGAACGATCCGCTGCTGTTGGACAGCGGCGCACCGCTGGTGCACGATGCCCAGTTGCTGTTCGATACTGCCATGGCGCTTTTGGAGCGCGGCGAGATCCGTGCGGCGCGGCGTGATGATGACGGCACCTGGCGCGCCGTTCCCTGGGTCAAACGCGCCATTCTGCTGGGATTCCGCATCGGTCATGTGCAGAGTCTGCCGAGTACGCCGCCGTTCAGTTTTCTCGACAAGCACACGTACCCCACCCGTGAATTCCGGGTGGAACATCAGGTGCGCATTGTGCCCGGGGGATCAACGGTGCGGCGCGGGGCGTATCTCGGCCCCAGTGTGGTCTGCATGCCCCCTATGTACATCAATGTCGGCGCGTATGTCGGGCGCGGCACGATGGTGGATTCTCACGCCCTGGTGGGCAGCTGCGCACAAATTGGTGAACGAGTCCACCTGAGTGCCGCGGCACAGATTGGTGGTGTCCTCGAGCCCATCAACGCGTCGCCGGTGGTGATCGAAGATGATGTGATTGTCGGCGGCAACTGCGGGGTGTACGAGGGCACCGTGGTGCGGACCAAGGCCGTTCTCGGCGCTGGCGTCGTACTGACGCGGGGGACGCCGGTATACGATCTCGTCAAGGAAACCGTCCATCGGGCGTCTGCCGGTTCTCCATTGGTGATTCCGGAAGGGGCCGTGGTGGTGCCGGGGGCGCGCAGGGTCAGCTCGGCTTTTGGTGAGGCGGAGGGGTTGTCGTTGCAGACGCCGGTGATTGTGAAGTACCGCGATGACAAGACCGATGCGGCCACCGCGCTGGAGGCCTGGCTTCGGTGA